One Undibacter mobilis genomic region harbors:
- a CDS encoding CmpA/NrtA family ABC transporter substrate-binding protein translates to MTKHIKTGQNLSRRTFLKASASTAALMSAIGTQFPFGVHVAEAAGPEVTKAVLGYIALMDASALVIAKEKGLFAKHGMPDVEVAKQASWGATRDNLVLGSESNGIDGAHILTPMPYLISTGKVTQNNVPTPMYLMARLNLDAQAISVANEYKDLKVTADASPLKAAFAAKRAAGKEVKVAMTFPGGTHDLWIRYWLAAGGIDPDKDVSTIVVPPPQMVANMKVGNMDAFCVGEPWNEQLVNQGIGFTACSTGEVWAKHPEKALGMRAAWVDKYPNAARAVMMAVMEAQQWCDKPENREEMSAIVGKRQWFNVPVVDIIGRAKGDINYGNGRVEKGTKQFMKFWQDHASYPFKSHDAWFVTEDIRWGKFEPTTDVKALVDKVNREDLWRDAAKALGVAAADIPASASRGKETFFDGKIFDPENPAAYLKSLSIKRIEV, encoded by the coding sequence ATGACGAAGCACATCAAGACCGGCCAAAACCTGAGCCGCCGCACTTTCCTCAAGGCCAGCGCGAGCACAGCGGCGCTCATGAGCGCGATCGGCACGCAGTTTCCCTTCGGCGTTCATGTCGCCGAGGCCGCGGGCCCCGAAGTGACCAAGGCGGTGCTCGGCTACATCGCGCTGATGGATGCGTCCGCGCTGGTGATCGCCAAGGAGAAGGGCCTTTTCGCCAAGCACGGCATGCCCGATGTCGAGGTGGCCAAGCAGGCGTCGTGGGGCGCGACGCGCGACAACCTCGTGCTCGGCTCGGAGAGCAACGGCATCGATGGGGCGCACATCCTGACGCCGATGCCGTATCTGATCTCGACCGGCAAGGTGACGCAGAACAACGTGCCGACGCCGATGTACTTGATGGCGCGGCTCAACCTCGACGCCCAGGCGATCTCCGTCGCCAACGAATACAAGGACCTCAAGGTCACGGCCGATGCCTCGCCGCTCAAGGCGGCATTCGCCGCCAAGCGCGCCGCCGGCAAGGAAGTGAAGGTCGCAATGACCTTCCCGGGCGGCACGCACGATCTCTGGATCCGCTACTGGCTCGCCGCCGGTGGTATCGACCCGGACAAGGACGTCTCGACCATCGTCGTGCCGCCGCCCCAGATGGTGGCGAACATGAAGGTCGGCAACATGGACGCCTTCTGCGTCGGCGAGCCGTGGAACGAACAGCTCGTCAATCAGGGCATCGGCTTCACCGCCTGCTCGACCGGCGAAGTCTGGGCCAAGCATCCGGAAAAGGCGCTCGGCATGCGCGCCGCCTGGGTCGACAAATATCCCAACGCCGCGCGCGCCGTGATGATGGCGGTGATGGAAGCGCAGCAGTGGTGCGACAAGCCGGAGAACCGCGAGGAGATGTCGGCCATCGTCGGCAAGCGTCAATGGTTCAACGTGCCCGTGGTCGACATCATCGGCCGCGCCAAAGGCGACATCAATTACGGTAATGGCCGCGTCGAGAAGGGCACCAAGCAATTCATGAAGTTCTGGCAGGACCACGCGTCCTATCCGTTCAAGAGCCACGATGCCTGGTTCGTCACCGAGGATATCCGCTGGGGCAAGTTCGAGCCCACGACGGACGTCAAGGCGCTGGTCGACAAGGTCAACCGCGAAGACCTGTGGCGTGACGCCGCCAAGGCGCTTGGCGTCGCCGCCGCCGATATTCCGGCCTCTGCCTCGCGCGGCAAGGAAACCTTCTTCGACGGCAAGATTTTCGATCCCGAAAATCCGGCCGCCTATCTCAAGAGCCTGAGCATCAAGCGCATCGAAGTCTGA
- the ntrB gene encoding nitrate ABC transporter permease, whose translation MPVAKQDISASIPSIPTKPVAAKVVALPLRKTAMNTRLVAGLGRFAAAVIPPAVMIALLLVAWQILCTRPGATLPPPSKIWTEAYDLIVDPFFVAGPQDIGLGWRVLTSLQRVAIGYGFAALFGIALGTLVGQSVWAMRGLDPIFQVLRTISPLAWLPISLAAFRDSQPSAIFVIFITSVWPIIINTAVGIRNIPQDYRNVAAVLQLNHLEFFWKIMIPSAAPYIFTGLRIGIGLSWLAIVAAEMLTGGVGIGFFIWDAWNSSRLPDIFIALAYIGIVGFLLDRVVAGVASIVTRGTAAN comes from the coding sequence ATGCCAGTGGCCAAACAGGACATTTCGGCCAGCATACCCTCGATTCCGACCAAGCCCGTCGCCGCGAAAGTCGTGGCGTTGCCGCTCAGGAAAACGGCGATGAACACGCGCCTCGTCGCGGGGCTCGGCAGGTTCGCTGCCGCGGTGATCCCGCCGGCGGTGATGATCGCGCTGCTGCTGGTGGCGTGGCAGATCCTGTGTACGCGGCCGGGCGCGACGCTGCCGCCGCCGTCGAAGATCTGGACCGAAGCCTACGACCTGATCGTCGATCCGTTCTTCGTCGCCGGCCCGCAGGATATCGGCCTCGGCTGGCGCGTGCTGACGTCGCTGCAGCGCGTCGCCATCGGTTACGGCTTTGCCGCGCTGTTTGGCATCGCGCTCGGCACGCTGGTCGGCCAGTCGGTCTGGGCAATGCGCGGTCTCGATCCGATCTTCCAGGTGCTGCGCACGATCTCGCCACTGGCCTGGCTGCCGATTTCGCTGGCCGCATTCCGTGACAGCCAGCCCTCGGCGATCTTCGTCATTTTCATCACGTCGGTGTGGCCGATCATCATCAATACCGCGGTCGGCATCCGCAACATTCCGCAGGACTATCGAAACGTCGCCGCGGTGCTGCAGCTCAATCATCTTGAGTTCTTCTGGAAGATCATGATCCCGTCGGCAGCGCCTTACATCTTTACTGGGCTGCGTATCGGCATTGGCCTGTCGTGGCTCGCTATCGTCGCCGCGGAGATGCTCACCGGCGGTGTTGGCATCGGCTTCTTCATCTGGGACGCCTGGAATTCGTCGCGGTTGCCCGACATTTTCATCGCACTCGCATACATCGGCATCGTCGGCTTCCTGCTCGACCGGGTCGTCGCAGGCGTTGCTTCCATCGTCACCCGTGGCACCGCGGCAAACTAA
- a CDS encoding ABC transporter ATP-binding protein — translation MVPYCKIDHVDKVFTRGSASTCVLKEITLDIEKGEYVSIIGHSGCGKSTLLNIVAGLTPATAGGIILEGHEVNEPGPDRAVVFQNHSLLPWLTVYDNVRLAVDKVFGRTKSRAERSEWVMHNLNLVQMAHAKDKRPSEISGGMKQRVGIARALAMEPKILLLDEPFGALDALTRTHLQDTVMGLHEKLGNTVMMITHDVDEAVLLSDRIIMMTNGPAAQIGEILTVPITRPRKRLELVSDPSFLKCRQRVLEFLYERHRYVEAA, via the coding sequence ATGGTCCCCTATTGCAAGATCGATCACGTCGACAAGGTTTTTACCCGCGGCAGCGCTTCGACCTGTGTGCTTAAGGAAATCACGCTCGATATCGAGAAGGGAGAGTACGTCTCGATCATCGGTCATTCCGGCTGCGGCAAGTCGACATTGCTCAACATCGTTGCCGGCCTGACGCCGGCGACCGCCGGCGGCATCATCCTCGAAGGTCATGAGGTCAACGAGCCCGGTCCGGACCGCGCCGTCGTGTTCCAGAACCACAGTTTGCTGCCTTGGCTGACGGTTTATGACAACGTGAGACTCGCTGTCGACAAGGTGTTCGGCAGGACCAAGTCGCGCGCGGAGCGCTCGGAATGGGTGATGCACAATCTCAATCTGGTGCAGATGGCCCACGCCAAGGACAAGCGGCCTTCGGAAATCTCCGGCGGCATGAAGCAGCGCGTCGGTATCGCCCGCGCGCTGGCGATGGAGCCGAAGATTTTGCTTCTCGACGAGCCGTTTGGCGCGCTCGACGCGCTCACCCGCACGCATCTGCAGGACACGGTGATGGGGCTGCACGAGAAGCTCGGCAACACGGTGATGATGATTACCCATGACGTCGATGAGGCCGTTTTGTTGTCCGACCGCATCATCATGATGACCAATGGGCCGGCGGCGCAGATCGGTGAAATCCTTACCGTGCCGATCACGCGCCCGCGTAAGCGTCTTGAGCTGGTCAGCGATCCGAGCTTCCTCAAGTGCCGCCAGCGCGTGCTGGAATTCCTCTATGAGCGTCACCGCTACGTCGAAGCGGCGTGA
- a CDS encoding NAD(P)/FAD-dependent oxidoreductase, translated as MSEPLVIIGNGMAAAKLVEELNARALGRYAVCVIGDEPRLAYNRVLLSSVLAREVSRGDIELKAAGWWRAHGVTLLYGHRAVSIDADIRRVKLANGATLPFGKLVLATGSKAIRLNVPGMDMPGVITFRDLADVASMEQAAKTHRRAAVIGGGLLGLEAAYGLAKAGMQVSVIHLMDRLMERQLDARASAMLKSAVEAKGIEVHLNAETAAIKGPHRAEKVLLKGGGEIAADLVVVAAGIRANSDLAATAGLTINRGIAVDDHMQSSKADIYAIGECAEHRGTCYGLVEPAYEQARVLAGHLAGQNAAYQGSVLATNLKVSGVNVYSAGDFIGAPGTENIVLSDPGLGSYKKLVLKDGKLAGAVLFGDTADGLWYSELIRLGTPVAAMRGDLIFGRALAERSLPKAESPKPLPPKDMAA; from the coding sequence ATGAGCGAGCCTCTCGTCATCATCGGCAACGGCATGGCCGCGGCTAAGCTGGTCGAGGAGCTTAATGCGCGTGCGCTCGGCCGCTATGCGGTGTGCGTGATCGGCGACGAGCCGCGGCTGGCCTACAACCGCGTGCTGCTGTCGTCGGTGCTGGCGCGCGAGGTGTCGCGCGGCGACATCGAGCTCAAGGCCGCGGGCTGGTGGCGCGCCCATGGGGTGACGCTGCTCTACGGTCACCGCGCGGTGTCGATCGACGCCGATATTCGGCGCGTCAAGCTCGCCAATGGCGCGACCCTGCCGTTTGGCAAGCTGGTGCTGGCGACAGGCTCCAAGGCCATCCGCCTCAACGTGCCGGGCATGGACATGCCGGGCGTGATCACCTTCCGCGATCTCGCAGACGTCGCGTCGATGGAGCAGGCGGCGAAGACACACAGGCGGGCGGCCGTGATCGGCGGCGGCCTGCTCGGCCTTGAGGCGGCTTACGGCCTCGCCAAGGCCGGCATGCAGGTCTCGGTCATTCATCTGATGGACCGGCTGATGGAGCGCCAGCTCGACGCGCGCGCGTCCGCGATGCTGAAAAGCGCGGTCGAAGCCAAGGGCATCGAGGTTCATCTCAACGCGGAGACGGCGGCCATCAAGGGGCCGCATCGCGCCGAGAAAGTGCTGCTCAAGGGCGGCGGCGAGATTGCCGCCGATCTTGTTGTGGTCGCCGCCGGCATCCGCGCCAACAGCGATCTGGCTGCGACGGCGGGCCTCACCATCAATCGCGGCATCGCCGTCGATGACCACATGCAGTCGAGCAAGGCGGATATCTACGCCATCGGCGAATGCGCCGAGCATCGTGGCACCTGCTACGGTCTTGTCGAACCGGCATACGAACAGGCACGCGTGCTGGCGGGGCATCTTGCCGGGCAGAACGCCGCCTATCAGGGCAGCGTGCTAGCGACCAACCTCAAGGTCTCCGGCGTCAATGTCTATTCCGCCGGCGACTTCATCGGAGCGCCGGGCACCGAAAATATCGTGCTTAGCGATCCCGGCCTCGGCAGCTACAAGAAACTTGTTCTCAAGGACGGCAAGCTCGCCGGCGCAGTGCTGTTCGGCGATACGGCGGATGGCCTCTGGTATTCAGAATTGATCCGCCTGGGCACACCCGTCGCCGCGATGCGCGGCGACCTCATCTTCGGCCGCGCGCTGGCCGAACGTTCGCTGCCAAAGGCCGAGTCGCCGAAGCCGCTGCCTCCCAAAGACATGGCAGCGTGA
- a CDS encoding NirA family protein, giving the protein MSSDFSPDQKRYLEGFASGLTAARAARGTLPKGAAEPTGPDAVHIKAQDATVAKGGKLADQEKIKREQHPFDAYDRLKSQARNNEAPKPADNFRWRYYGLFYVAPAQSSYMCRLRIPNGILKHWQLSGLADLTDRCGGPYSHVTTRANLQIREIEPKNAIEVVEGVMDLGLCTRGTGADNIRNVTGTPTAGIDPQELLDTRPYAREWHHHILNERALYGLPRKFNVGFDGAGRIPVLEDTNDIGFQAVEVKGGFGVEPGIYFRLALGGITGHRDFARDTGVILKPEEATPIADAIVRVYIEHGDRTDRNKARLKYVLDAWGFEKFLAHVEEKLGRKLVHVPAEAIAPRPAFDRTAHIGVHPQKQVGLNWIGVVFPVAKITTDQMRGLAKVAQDFGDGDIRLTVWQNLLISGVADARVKDAVAAIEALGLKTEATPIRAGLISCTGATGCRFAAAHTKEDAEAIAQYCEPRVRLDSPVNIHLTGCHHSCAQHYIGDIGLIACKVDMGEEADPVEGYHILVGGGFGPDAALARDLYRDVKAVDAPRTIECMLKGYLAHRDGDETFLAFSRRHDVEALKVMFKAEAGK; this is encoded by the coding sequence ATGTCCAGCGACTTCTCACCCGACCAGAAACGTTATCTCGAAGGCTTCGCTTCCGGCCTCACCGCGGCGCGCGCCGCGCGCGGCACCTTGCCCAAAGGCGCGGCCGAACCGACCGGCCCTGACGCCGTTCACATCAAGGCGCAGGACGCGACGGTCGCCAAGGGTGGCAAGCTCGCCGATCAGGAGAAGATCAAGCGCGAGCAGCATCCGTTCGATGCCTATGACAGGCTCAAGAGCCAGGCGCGCAACAACGAAGCGCCGAAGCCGGCGGACAATTTCCGGTGGCGGTATTACGGCCTGTTCTATGTCGCGCCGGCGCAGTCGTCTTATATGTGCCGGCTGCGCATTCCGAACGGCATTCTCAAGCACTGGCAGCTTTCGGGGCTCGCCGATCTCACTGACCGCTGCGGCGGGCCTTACTCTCACGTCACCACGCGCGCCAATCTGCAGATCCGCGAGATCGAGCCGAAGAACGCGATCGAGGTGGTCGAAGGCGTGATGGACCTTGGCCTGTGCACGCGCGGCACCGGCGCCGACAACATCCGCAACGTCACCGGCACGCCGACCGCGGGCATCGACCCACAGGAGCTGCTCGACACGCGGCCCTATGCGCGCGAGTGGCACCACCACATTCTCAACGAGCGCGCGCTCTACGGCCTGCCGCGCAAGTTCAATGTCGGCTTTGACGGCGCGGGCCGCATTCCCGTGCTCGAGGACACCAACGACATCGGCTTCCAGGCGGTCGAGGTGAAGGGCGGTTTCGGCGTTGAGCCCGGCATCTACTTCCGCCTTGCGCTCGGTGGCATCACCGGGCATCGCGATTTCGCCCGCGACACCGGCGTTATCCTCAAGCCCGAGGAGGCGACGCCGATCGCCGACGCCATCGTGCGCGTTTATATCGAGCATGGCGATCGCACCGACCGCAACAAGGCGCGGCTCAAATATGTGCTCGATGCCTGGGGTTTCGAGAAGTTTCTCGCCCATGTGGAGGAGAAACTGGGCCGAAAGCTGGTGCATGTGCCGGCCGAAGCCATCGCGCCGCGTCCGGCTTTCGACCGCACCGCGCATATCGGCGTGCATCCGCAGAAGCAGGTCGGGCTCAACTGGATCGGCGTCGTCTTCCCGGTGGCGAAGATCACCACCGACCAGATGCGCGGCCTTGCGAAGGTCGCGCAGGATTTTGGCGACGGCGATATCCGCCTCACGGTGTGGCAGAACCTGTTGATCTCCGGCGTCGCCGACGCGCGCGTGAAGGATGCGGTTGCCGCCATTGAGGCGCTGGGCTTGAAGACCGAGGCGACGCCGATCCGCGCCGGGCTGATTTCATGCACCGGCGCGACCGGCTGCCGCTTCGCCGCCGCGCACACCAAGGAAGATGCCGAAGCCATCGCGCAATATTGCGAGCCGCGCGTCAGGCTCGACAGTCCGGTGAACATCCATCTCACCGGCTGCCATCATTCCTGCGCCCAGCATTACATCGGCGATATCGGCCTCATCGCCTGCAAGGTCGATATGGGCGAGGAGGCCGATCCGGTCGAGGGCTATCACATCCTGGTTGGCGGCGGTTTCGGCCCTGATGCCGCGCTGGCGCGCGATCTCTACCGCGACGTCAAAGCCGTCGATGCGCCGCGCACCATCGAGTGCATGCTCAAGGGTTATCTCGCACACCGCGACGGCGACGAGACCTTCCTGGCTTTCTCGCGCCGCCACGACGTTGAAGCCCTCAAGGTCATGTTCAAGGCGGAGGCGGGGAAATGA
- a CDS encoding sulfite reductase subunit alpha, protein MTQNVPSPLPSLVPETAPFSEEQRFWLNGFFAGLIALDNSGVTPLSADQAAGLLGGGPGAANAEDDDGGAPWHDQTLSIAERMKLADGKPLRWKMMAAMAQQDCGQCGYDCKNYSGAIVSGAETRLNLCAPGGKETARMVKALYEELQSAPKAIVAPAPSVQSPEALASKPGTSRDNPSTAKVLSRTLLNKPGSEKETWHVEIDLTGSGIEYQVGDAFGLFPHNDPTLVEQVMKALGAPPDFDIGGRTLRQVLTDSVSLSPAPDMLFQLFSYITGGERRKKARALATGDDPDKDVATLDVLAALEKFAGTAPDPEAFVESLDQLQPRLYSISSSPKTDPNSVTLTVDTVRYTIRNRQRLGVCSTLLAERIDPGTVLKAYVQKAHAFALPADGNVPIIMIGPGTGVAPFRAFLYDRLADKAPGRNWLFFGHQRSSCDFFYEEELKAMRASGHLTRLSLAWSRDGDEKIYVQDRMRETGRDIWAWLSDGAHVYVCGDAKRMAKDVELALVDIVAQHGGKSGEEAVLFVSDLKKKGRYQQDVY, encoded by the coding sequence ATGACTCAGAACGTCCCATCTCCATTGCCGTCGCTGGTGCCGGAGACCGCGCCGTTTTCCGAGGAGCAGCGCTTCTGGCTCAATGGCTTCTTTGCTGGCCTCATTGCGCTCGACAACAGCGGCGTCACACCGTTGTCGGCCGATCAGGCGGCGGGCCTGCTCGGGGGTGGGCCGGGCGCGGCGAATGCGGAAGACGATGACGGCGGCGCGCCGTGGCATGACCAGACGCTGTCGATCGCTGAGCGCATGAAGCTCGCCGACGGCAAGCCGCTGCGCTGGAAGATGATGGCGGCGATGGCGCAGCAGGACTGCGGCCAGTGCGGCTATGACTGCAAGAACTACTCGGGTGCCATTGTCTCGGGCGCCGAGACGCGGCTGAACCTGTGCGCGCCGGGCGGCAAGGAAACCGCCCGCATGGTCAAGGCGCTGTATGAGGAACTACAAAGCGCGCCGAAAGCAATTGTGGCTCCTGCACCCTCCGTGCAGTCGCCGGAGGCGCTGGCATCGAAGCCCGGTACCTCACGTGATAACCCCTCCACCGCGAAAGTGCTGTCACGCACGCTGCTCAACAAACCGGGCTCCGAGAAGGAAACCTGGCACGTCGAGATCGATCTCACCGGCTCAGGGATCGAGTACCAGGTCGGTGACGCCTTCGGTCTATTTCCGCACAACGATCCGACTTTGGTCGAGCAGGTCATGAAGGCGCTCGGTGCCCCACCCGATTTCGATATCGGCGGGCGGACATTGCGGCAGGTGCTGACCGACAGCGTGTCGCTGTCGCCGGCGCCGGACATGCTGTTCCAGCTCTTCTCCTACATCACCGGCGGCGAGCGGCGGAAGAAAGCCCGCGCGCTGGCGACGGGCGACGACCCGGACAAGGATGTTGCGACCCTCGATGTGCTGGCCGCACTCGAGAAATTCGCCGGCACCGCGCCCGATCCGGAAGCTTTCGTCGAGTCGCTCGACCAGTTGCAGCCGCGGCTCTACTCCATCTCATCTTCGCCGAAGACCGATCCGAATAGTGTCACGCTCACGGTCGATACCGTGCGCTATACGATCAGGAATCGCCAGCGCCTCGGCGTCTGCTCGACCTTGCTCGCCGAACGCATCGACCCCGGCACCGTGCTGAAAGCCTATGTGCAGAAGGCGCACGCTTTCGCGCTGCCGGCGGATGGCAATGTCCCGATCATCATGATCGGTCCGGGCACCGGCGTCGCGCCATTCCGCGCCTTCCTGTACGATCGTCTTGCCGACAAGGCGCCGGGCCGCAACTGGCTATTCTTCGGCCATCAGCGCTCAAGCTGCGACTTCTTCTATGAGGAAGAACTGAAGGCGATGCGTGCTTCGGGCCATCTCACGCGGCTGTCGCTGGCATGGTCGCGTGACGGTGACGAGAAGATCTATGTGCAGGACCGCATGCGCGAGACCGGTCGTGACATCTGGGCGTGGCTCAGCGACGGCGCACATGTTTATGTCTGCGGCGACGCCAAGCGTATGGCGAAAGATGTCGAGCTGGCGCTGGTCGATATTGTTGCGCAGCACGGCGGCAAGTCGGGCGAGGAGGCGGTGCTGTTCGTCTCCGACCTCAAGAAAAAAGGTCGCTACCAGCAGGATGTCTATTGA